One part of the Treponema sp. OMZ 787 genome encodes these proteins:
- a CDS encoding ABC transporter ATP-binding protein: MKKLSNLEKLFIFLALLFLVFSAAAVTVFSWLGGKIADAAVSKDIQKVIVFISVYFVAILVRAGGHGLYSYFFGRFKTSRLKFLRQGLFHAWVRAEYEEFYNIDEGKKLSYYQQQLPSLNGLYYQSFYGMGQILMETIFASGFLLYINLKLALVSLFFVLITSLIPQLFKKILDKKQSESISILNGHMGEFSDWLKGFEVIKNYGSEGRFQNLLNKSVEMLAKKQFSVSAVSILSRNLSSLASQLSIITVVFYGVYLIYKNELSIAEFMMANGLIVQLKSQVYYISMYVNYFIMSKVIFDGYKTLVINEPEEKKIKAEISSDEISFDDVSYAYSELPVLQNVNKKFTDNGIHIIYGESGSGKSTAMKILLGLLKPKKGNVLLDEKNIYSIKNRSDIISFLAQEAVFFDDSLKNNLTLGEDIAEEKIFTLMEKLGLEKFANAESLNMDFTHIENKFSGGELKRLSFVRTLLRDTPVVIFDEPFANIDAQNIGRVEDLILGLRDKKVFIVTHQLNDRIKEKSVSLWKIGR, encoded by the coding sequence ATGAAGAAGCTGTCTAATCTTGAAAAATTATTTATATTTCTTGCTCTTCTATTTTTAGTCTTTTCGGCTGCAGCCGTTACGGTTTTTTCATGGCTAGGCGGAAAGATAGCCGATGCCGCCGTAAGTAAGGATATTCAAAAAGTTATTGTTTTTATTTCCGTATATTTTGTTGCAATACTGGTAAGAGCCGGAGGACACGGACTTTATTCTTATTTTTTCGGAAGATTTAAAACAAGCCGCTTAAAGTTTCTCAGACAAGGTCTTTTTCATGCTTGGGTAAGAGCCGAGTACGAAGAATTTTATAATATTGATGAAGGAAAAAAACTTTCATACTACCAACAACAGCTTCCTTCCCTCAACGGACTATATTATCAGTCCTTCTACGGAATGGGTCAGATTCTTATGGAAACTATTTTTGCTTCCGGCTTTCTTTTATATATTAATTTAAAATTAGCCCTTGTAAGTTTATTTTTTGTTTTAATAACCTCCCTTATTCCGCAACTATTTAAAAAGATTTTGGATAAAAAACAATCCGAGTCCATAAGCATTTTAAACGGACACATGGGGGAATTTTCGGATTGGTTAAAAGGTTTTGAAGTAATAAAAAATTACGGCAGTGAAGGACGTTTTCAAAATCTCTTAAATAAGTCGGTAGAAATGTTAGCAAAAAAACAATTTTCCGTTTCAGCCGTAAGTATCCTATCCCGAAATCTTTCTTCTCTTGCCTCTCAATTAAGTATAATTACCGTTGTTTTTTACGGTGTTTATCTTATTTATAAAAACGAATTAAGCATTGCCGAATTTATGATGGCTAACGGTTTGATTGTACAGCTGAAATCTCAAGTTTATTATATTTCGATGTATGTTAATTACTTTATTATGAGCAAGGTTATATTCGACGGTTATAAAACTTTAGTAATTAATGAACCGGAAGAGAAAAAGATTAAAGCAGAGATTTCTTCCGATGAAATATCTTTTGATGATGTAAGCTATGCTTATAGTGAATTGCCTGTTTTGCAAAATGTCAATAAAAAATTTACCGATAACGGAATACATATTATCTATGGAGAAAGCGGAAGCGGAAAGTCCACTGCAATGAAAATTCTTTTAGGTCTATTAAAACCCAAAAAAGGAAATGTTTTACTCGATGAAAAAAATATTTATTCCATAAAGAATAGGTCCGATATTATTTCGTTTTTAGCTCAAGAGGCTGTTTTCTTTGACGATAGTTTAAAAAACAATTTAACCTTAGGTGAAGATATTGCAGAAGAAAAAATCTTTACCTTGATGGAAAAATTAGGTTTAGAAAAATTTGCAAATGCCGAATCTTTGAACATGGACTTTACGCACATCGAAAATAAATTTTCAGGCGGAGAATTAAAGCGTCTAAGTTTTGTGCGTACCCTATTGCGCGATACGCCTGTAGTAATTTTCGATGAACCCTTTGCAAATATCGATGCTCAAAACATAGGAAGGGTAGAAGATCTTATTTTAGGTTTAAGGGATAAGAAAGTTTTTATTGTAACTC